GGTGAACACCGAGGAGCAGGCCCTGGATCGGGCGGGCCTGGCGGGATCGGCGGAGAACAAGGGCGAGCAGGCCGCCGCGGCCGCCCTCGACGCCGCGCTCACCCTGCGCGAACTCACCCAGACCGTCTGAGCCATGCCGGACACGACGACTCCCGAATGGGACCTCGAGGTACGCCCGCACCGCGCCATCCGCACCGTGCGCATCGTGGCCGCCGTGCTGGCCGCCATCTTCGTCTTCGGCGGCATCGTGCTGCGGCACGGCTCGACCGGCGTGAACTTCCGGGTCTCCGACCAGATCGGCCTGGCGCTGTTCGGCCTGGTGCTCGCCGGCGCGGTGCTGACCCTGACCCGGCCCCGGGTGCGCGTCGGCAAGCGCGGCGTCGTGGTCCGCAATATCGTGGGCGACAACGAGTTCCGGTGGCAGGACATCCGCGGGATCTCCTTCCCGGACAAGAAGTCCTGGGCGCGACTGGAACTCGCCCACGACGAGTACGTCCCCATGATGGCCATCCGCTCCAACGACCGCATGCGCGCCGCCGAGGCCATGGACCGCTTCCGGGAACTCGGCGCCAAGTACAGCGCCGAGAACCAGAGCTAGGCCGCGACCACCGCTAGCGCGGGCTGCCGAGGACCGCGCCCTCGCGGCGCGGGTCGGCGCCGCCGATCCAGCCGCTGCCGTCGCGGACCAGGGCCGACAGACCGCTGGATTGCGGTGCGACCGAGACCTGATCGCCCTCCTGGCGCAGTTGCTGCACGAGCGGATCGTGGTCGCCGTTGTCGGCGGCCGCGACGGCGGGATGTTCACCGCCCAGGTAGGTGGTGGGGGTGTTGGCGGCCCCGAAGTCGATCATGGAGACCGCCTGCTGCGGGTCCATGCCCCAATCCAGCACGCCCACCAGGGTTTTCACCACGAACTGGATGATGACCGAGCCGCCGGGGGATCCGGTGACCATGTGCAGCCCGCCGCGCGAGCCGTCGGGGTTGCGGTCGAACACGAGGGTGGGCGCCATCGAGCTGCGGGGGCGTTTGCCGGGGTCGAGGCGGTTGGCGACGGGTGCGCCGTCCTTGTCCACGGGTTCGGCGGAGAAGTCGGTGAGCTGGTTGTTGAGGATGAAGCCGTCGACGAAATGGAAAGAGCCGAAGGCGGATTCGACGGTGGTGGTCATGGCGGCGGCATTGCCGTACTTGTCGACGATGGAGATGTGGCTGGTGCCGTGTTCGGGCTGCTGCAGGCCGTTGCCCACCGGCACGGGGCCGAAGTCGCCGGGTTTGGCGGTGCCGAGGCTCTTGTGCGGGTCGATGAGCGCCGCGCGCTGCTTGAGATAGTTCGGGTCCAGCAGCTTGTCGGGTGAATTGCCCGGCAGCGGAACGAAATCGGAGTCGGCGATGTACTTGTCGCGGTCGGCGTAGGCGAGGCGTTCGGCCTCGGCGATCAGGTGCACCGCCTCGGCGGTGGGCTTGCCGCCGTCGCGGGCCTTGTCACCATTGCCGGACAGATCGGTTGGTTTCATGGCCGAGAGGTCGAAGTTGGACAGAATGCCCAGGGCGGATTCCACGGTGATGCCGCCCGAGGACGGGTTGGGCATGCCGCAGATCTGGTGATCGCGGTAGGGCGAGCAGACCGCGGTGCGCTTCTTGGCCTGATAGGACTGCAGATCCGCCAGGGACAGCAGGCCCGGGGTGCGCGAGGCGGAGGTGGTGGCGGTGGTGTCGACGATATCGGCGGCGATGGCCCCGGTGTAGAAGGCGTTCGGTCCGTCGGTGGCGATGGCCGAGAGCGTCTTGACGAACGCCGGATTGGTCAGCTTGGTCCCCGCGGTCTTCGGGCTGCCGTCCGACTGCAGGAAATACGCCTTGGCGTTGTCGTCGCGGGCCAGGTCCGCCTTGGATTCGCCGATCTGCTCGGCCATCCGCGGGGAGATCTCGAAGCCCTGATCGGCCAGGTTGATGGCCGGGGTGAACAGGTCCTTCCAGGGCTGCCTACCGTGCTCGTTGTGCGCCAGCTCCAGCAGTCGCAGCACGCCGGGCACGCCGATCGAGCGGCCGCTGGCGCGCGCGTTCGGTTGCGGCACAGTGTGAACCGCGGCGCTGATGTAGCGCAGGTAGTCCGGGGTGGCGGCGGCGGGGGCGGTTTCGCGCCCGTCGTAGGCGTCCACGGTCTTGGCGGTGTTGTCGTAGTACATCAGGAACGCGCCGCCGCCGATCCCGGTGGCTTGCGGTTCGACCAGGTTGAGCACGGTCTGCGCCACGATGAGCGCGTCCGCGGCGGTGCCGCCGTCGCGCAACACCTTGCAGGCGGCTTCCGTGGCAACGGGATTGGCGGTCGAGACCGCGAAATCGCCGGTGCGCACCGGGGTCATGCCGGTGCGGAAACCGGTGGCGACCTCCGGGTTCAGCGACAGGTTGGTGCTGGTGGGCCCGGCCGGGATGCCCGAGGTGACGGGAGTTCCGTTGCGGGACACCGTGCATGACGCGGTCTGGTTCGTCGAGGACGAACACGCGGTGGCCAATCCGGCTAGCAGTAGCAGGGCGGCAGCGCCGCTCCCGATTCGTCGCAAGCGCCTCATGATCGGACTCTAGCGCCGCGGGGCCGCGGGGGAAGGGCTTTGGCGAGGTGCGGGCGATCCGCGCGGGGCAGCGGTTTCGCGGCAATCCCGACAAACAAAACCAGTTGGTCGCTTGACCGGCCGGATTCGCCGAATGGTCATGGGCCCGGAGCGCCGATGTGATCCTCAGCAAACGGCAAGGTACCCTCAGGCTGCCTCACTTCACGATTGCGGAGGGTTAACCCGGCGAATGACCGAGATCCGGACAACTGCCACCAGCCTCAATGCCGAGGACAGCGGCTATCACAAAGCGCTCAAACCTCGGCAGTTGCAGATGATCGCCATCGGCGGTGCCATCGGCACCGGCCTGTTCCTGGGAGCGGGTGGCCGCCTGCACAATGCGGGCCCCTCGCTCTTTCTGGTGTATCTGGTCTGCGGCGTCTTCGTCTTCTTCATCCTGCGCGCGCTGGGTGAATTGGTGCTGCACCGCCCGTCCTCGGGCTCGTTCGTTTCCTACGCCCGCGAATTCTTCGGCGAGAAGGCCGCATTCGTGGCCGGGTGGATGTACTTCCTGAACTGGTCCATGACCGGCATCGTCGACACCACCGCGGTCGCCACCTACCTGCACTACTGGGGTCCGTTCCAGCCGGTCGCGCAATGGATCCTGGCGCTGGGCGCGCTGATCATCGTGCTCGGCATCAACCTGGCCTCGGTGAAATGGTTCGGCGAGATGGAGTTCTGGGCCGCCATGATCAAGGTGCTGGCCCTGCTGACCTTCCTGGTCGTGGGCACCGTCTTCCTCGCCGGGCGCTTCAAGGTCGACGGCCAGAGCACCGGCTTCGGCATGGTCTCCGACGCCGGCGGCTGGTTCCCCACCGGCGTGCTGCCGCTGGTCACCGTCACCTCCGGTGTCGTATTCGCCTATGCCGCCGTGGAAATGGTCGGCATCGCGGCCGGCGAGACCGAGAATCCGGCCAAGATCATGCCGCGCGCCATCAATTCGGTGATCATGCGTATCGCGGTGTTCTACTGCGGCTCGGTCATTCTGCTCGCGCTGCTGCTGCCCTACACCGATTACAAGTCGGGGGAGAGCCCGTTCGTCACCTTCTTCGGCAAACTCGGTGTGGCGCACATGGGCTCGATCATGAATTTCGTGGTGCTCACCGCCGCGCTGTCGAGTTTGAATGCCGGACTGTATTCCACCGGTCGTATTCTGCGGTCGATGTCGATGAACGGCAGTGCGCCGAAATTCACCTCGCGCATGTCGAAAGCCGGTGTGCCCTACGGCGGCATTCTGCTCACCGCGGTGATCGCGCTGTTCGGTATCTGGCTCAATTACATCGTGCCGTCCAAGGCGTTCGAGATCGTGCTGAATGTGGCCTCGCTCGGCATTCTGGCGTCCTGGGCGACCATCGTGCTGTGCCAGTTGAAGCTGTTCTACTGGTGGAAGAAGGGGCAGGCCGAGCGGCCCGCGTTCCGGATGATCGGCGCGCCCTATACGGGCATCGCCACGCTGGTGTTCCTGGCTTTGGTGCTGGTGCTCATGGCATTCGACCGGCCGGTCGGTACGTGGACGGTGGCGAGCCTGGTGATCATCGTGCCCGCCTTGGCCATCGGCTGGAAGGTCGCCAGCCCGCGGGTGTTGGCCATCGCCAAACAGCGGGAGGGCTACACCGGAGAATTCCCGGTGATTCCGCCGATCCCGATGGACGACAAGTAGTTTCCGGCTCCCGGGAGTACACTGGGAAATCGTCTCCGGACCAGCGTTTTTCAACGGCCGCGCGTGAAATCACGTGCGGCCGTTACGTGTTCGAGATCACGTTTCCCGGCGACAGGCTATGCGTTGTGGCCATGGTCATAACTTCCGCAACCAGATTGTCCGGAATCCGAACATTTGGTTAGCGTCAGGTTCAGCGCGTTCGCAGGGGGCGCGCGACCAGGGGTTACTCGATGAGGAGTGCGGTGAGTTCGCAGACGGCTGTCGCCGACGAGGTGGTATTGCCACCGCTAGTCGCGGAAAACGGTGTTCCGGCCGGCATCGAGATGCCCGCCAAGGTACGCGAAACCCAGTTCGCCGCGCTCGCCGCCATGGGGTTGGCGATGCTGCACGGCCTGATCTCCGCGGTCGGTGGGGCGGACCGCGTGCTCGGCAGCGTCGGGCATTTCTTCGGCGCGTGGCTGATCGGCGGCGTCGCACTGCTTTTCGGGTTGCGCTCGCGCTGGGTCTGGGTGGGCGCGCTGGGAGTGGCCAGCCTGCAGGCATTTCTGGGGGCCTTCACCCTGGTGTCGGCCGAAATGCCCACGGGCGTGGGACCGTTCACCGTGCTGTTCGGCGTGATGGTGTCCGGCGTGGTGCTCGCGCTGCTGCTGCGCAAGGATTGCTACACCTGGTTCACCCCAGCCTGACCCGGCCCAGCGCGCGTCCGGCATTGCGGCCGGAGAAGATGCAGCCGCCCAGGAAGGTGCCTTCCAGCG
This sequence is a window from Nocardia yunnanensis. Protein-coding genes within it:
- a CDS encoding PH domain-containing protein, coding for MPDTTTPEWDLEVRPHRAIRTVRIVAAVLAAIFVFGGIVLRHGSTGVNFRVSDQIGLALFGLVLAGAVLTLTRPRVRVGKRGVVVRNIVGDNEFRWQDIRGISFPDKKSWARLELAHDEYVPMMAIRSNDRMRAAEAMDRFRELGAKYSAENQS
- the ggt gene encoding gamma-glutamyltransferase; this encodes MRRLRRIGSGAAALLLLAGLATACSSSTNQTASCTVSRNGTPVTSGIPAGPTSTNLSLNPEVATGFRTGMTPVRTGDFAVSTANPVATEAACKVLRDGGTAADALIVAQTVLNLVEPQATGIGGGAFLMYYDNTAKTVDAYDGRETAPAAATPDYLRYISAAVHTVPQPNARASGRSIGVPGVLRLLELAHNEHGRQPWKDLFTPAINLADQGFEISPRMAEQIGESKADLARDDNAKAYFLQSDGSPKTAGTKLTNPAFVKTLSAIATDGPNAFYTGAIAADIVDTTATTSASRTPGLLSLADLQSYQAKKRTAVCSPYRDHQICGMPNPSSGGITVESALGILSNFDLSAMKPTDLSGNGDKARDGGKPTAEAVHLIAEAERLAYADRDKYIADSDFVPLPGNSPDKLLDPNYLKQRAALIDPHKSLGTAKPGDFGPVPVGNGLQQPEHGTSHISIVDKYGNAAAMTTTVESAFGSFHFVDGFILNNQLTDFSAEPVDKDGAPVANRLDPGKRPRSSMAPTLVFDRNPDGSRGGLHMVTGSPGGSVIIQFVVKTLVGVLDWGMDPQQAVSMIDFGAANTPTTYLGGEHPAVAAADNGDHDPLVQQLRQEGDQVSVAPQSSGLSALVRDGSGWIGGADPRREGAVLGSPR
- a CDS encoding amino acid permease codes for the protein MTEIRTTATSLNAEDSGYHKALKPRQLQMIAIGGAIGTGLFLGAGGRLHNAGPSLFLVYLVCGVFVFFILRALGELVLHRPSSGSFVSYAREFFGEKAAFVAGWMYFLNWSMTGIVDTTAVATYLHYWGPFQPVAQWILALGALIIVLGINLASVKWFGEMEFWAAMIKVLALLTFLVVGTVFLAGRFKVDGQSTGFGMVSDAGGWFPTGVLPLVTVTSGVVFAYAAVEMVGIAAGETENPAKIMPRAINSVIMRIAVFYCGSVILLALLLPYTDYKSGESPFVTFFGKLGVAHMGSIMNFVVLTAALSSLNAGLYSTGRILRSMSMNGSAPKFTSRMSKAGVPYGGILLTAVIALFGIWLNYIVPSKAFEIVLNVASLGILASWATIVLCQLKLFYWWKKGQAERPAFRMIGAPYTGIATLVFLALVLVLMAFDRPVGTWTVASLVIIVPALAIGWKVASPRVLAIAKQREGYTGEFPVIPPIPMDDK